The genomic region gacactatccgtcacaagcttgtgacggatagtgctcctctcacaataaggcaagtgggagggcaagtggggggAAATGGAGCACCCCATGGATAGtgccacttgcatattgtgagaggggcactatccgtcttccgcttgtgacggataatgtctgtcttcaatgagaatttgtgttatatTATTCCCATTTGATTTAATTAGAGGTCATATTTAGCAATGAAATATCAGTATCCCAGTGACCCGGGATTTACATGTAGAGATACCACATTACCTTTACCGTTATGTTAAGTAACTAGGGATAGTATAAGTTCGCTTATTTTTAGTTTTTTACTAGATGTATTAAGGAGTCAATTATTTCGCAACTGCTGAAAACAAAAATGGGGACAACACAAATGAGATGGAGGAAGTAATGCTTAAGATAACTACCAAGGTTGCGTGTCGTCTGTACATGACCAGGTGAGTGAACTCTTTAGTTTTTCATAAATTTCCACAGTTCAGTCCTGACAATTAGTCTACAAGTGACTAACTTAGACTGTCAAGTATCTGAGAGAGACGCTTGGGTGAAAACAAAGAGTCAATGTCTGACTAACCTATTTTTATAAAAAGGTTCAAATCTAAATTTTTGACTGATTTATAAGAGCACATAAAATAGATACAGGTAGAACTCACGACCAAACAGAAAAATGAAGAAGCTCGTGCTATGATTACCAGATGAAGTTGGGGCCAATATCGGTAAGAGCCTTCTCCCATCCAGCAGCCCACATCTGGGGACCCTCCACAGCAATTGCAAACGGCGTGAGAAGTACAAGAGAGAGAATGGACAAACAAGCGTAGTAGTTCATTCCACTAACAGACTTCCCTGACATGCCTTTCTTTGAAAATATATTACGAAAGACGAAAGCCAAATTCGATATCATGGCACCCACAAAACCTAAAAGGAAAATTAGATAACAAAGTCAGTATGAGAAGAACAATTGAAGAACCTTCCAACTTTCAAACAGGAGCTACTGATACACACACAAATCAGAAGTTACTATTAACAATTGATAGGGCTTAAATTTACACGTATAACGAAGAACCTTCAAACTTTCAAACAAAAGCTATTGCTACACAAAAGGTTGAAAGTTATTACGGGAATTTAGATAGGGCTTAAATTACGGTGATACATTGTTAGACACTTCTCCTATACTTCTACCACACTTGGCCTAGGAAAAAGGATTATGTCCAACTTGATTAATATCTGGTAGTTCTCTTAAAGCTTTGAAGGCTCCAATGTCAACAAAATAAGTGTACGTAAGCGGTGGATGTCATCCCTGTGGTCTTGAATGACAGTCTCATATAAATAGCTTAtagcaatatgaaaatgaaagaCCAGGAAAGAAATAGCTCAAgttcttccaaaaaaaaaagcAGCTCAAGTTCATTTCAAAGTTTACACGAACCCTTCACCATACATCAACATTACCCGGTGCGTCAAGGGCTCCCCCAAATGGCGAGGTAAAGGGTTTGAATGTACCGAGCCTTGCCGTTGTGTTAAATCAGCCAATAGGGAGTGGAGTGGTGCATATTTGATTTTACATACTTTGTACCATGTGAAAGAGCTAATAGGGTAGTTATGTTGAAGACGGGTTTCAAAACCTTATTCACTGCATTAAATCTTAATTATTTACATCCCATCAGAACTGTTTGACTAAGCTATCGAGAACTAGCTTTCAAGCAAAAGACACTCCTATGCTTTCATCTTCCCCTTACCAATCATGTTGAAATTCAGTTCTGTCACAGCAGCAAGTCCACAACCTCCAATGATAGGAAGCAGTGATAAGTACACTCCTGGAGAAAAGGACTCGCCCAAGAAGAATCTCGAGACTAAAACGCTGAAAGCAGGCTCAGCGCTCTTAATAATGTGCGTAAATGAAACAGCAACCTTTGACATGCTGACCGTGGCTGCTACGTGCCCAATAGAATGTGCCAAAGCAACCTATCAAGATTTCAAAGCCAACAAAACAAATAAACCTGGGTCCAAAGTAAATCCAAACTAGAGATATCGAGACAGAAACAAGAGGAAGGAATACGTGAAAGAGACAGAATTCTACTTGTACAAGAAAACAAACCAGCGTTTTCCATGCCTAACAACAATACAAAACCAACTAAAATTTCAACAAGCAGTTCTTGTCAGAGTGCCAAACTTGCAAAGAAGAATTCAACATCAACAAACAACATATATTAAAAGTTCAAAGCAAGAGGATGAGACCTACTAGTCCACCTAGAAAAAATAGGCAAACACGTGGTATATGGGACGGTCTTACAAGTGAGACCAACCAACTGATTTCATATATACACCGTCTTATACATGATCTGCCGATCAAAATAAGACAACGAAAACAAGGATGAATCCATCTACAAGCTACAGCTAACACTACCAACCAATATCAACTACCAACCTTCCCTTCCGAGCACGACTATCTCAACTTATAGTGTCACAAGCAGAAACCAATAAGTTCAAACCTGCCTTTACAACTCGAAATCACAAGCATATCAGCAAGTAAAGCTAATCACATTAGCAATATAGATTCTTCTGACTATTAAGGATCACTTACATCAGAATATACAAATGGCATTCATGAGCCAAATACTCTTCTTAGTTCTCACCAATAAAAAACCAACTAAAATCAGAATATGCAAATGAAATTATGCAAGAAAAAAACAAACAACTTAAAACTTGGGTGTCATAACCAGAGAAACAACAAAAAAACCCTTAAAACTTTCTTCAAACTACCTCTAACTTCAAAAGCAAGAACAAAACCCTCAcaatcaaaattacaatttactCCCCCTcatcccaatcatttatttatctttgattaaaatatccgGCACAAAcgataaaaaaggtaaacaaatgaatgggacACGGAGTACAATTTACTCCCTTTGTCCCAATACATAGTCATCTACTATTCTCcgcctcaatcatttgtttacctttaatttaataaaaaggtaaacaaatgattggcaTTAATACGAGGACAATTTCAAGCACAGATAACTATTGACCAGGACGGAGagtatttcaaatttcaaattaccTAAATCAACATACACAAGCTTAAATACACCTCAAAAACTGAAATTTCTCAAACTTACAGGAAAGAGAGCcttccaaaaatcaaaatcagTAGAAGGAGCTTCAACAATTCTAGTAGCCCAAGAAACCAACATGATCAAAGACCCCATTGCAAGTGACAAAGTTGAAGTTAACCAAGGATAAGGATATGCATTCAAAACTTTCTTATTATAAATATTAAACACAACATTCAAAGCCCACCATGTTGCAAAATAAATcccaattttaattttttttgcacTTTCACCAACAATTTCAGGTTCAACAGGTTGAGATCTATCTGCAGCATCATATGCATCACATTTTGTCAATAATTTCTTCCTTTCTTTTAACAAAAACCCATCATTTTCATACCCCAAACCcttaattacattgaaatttgATAAATATAAGGGTTTTTTAATCaaaagatttgatttttgattgatttttgggGAAAATGAGGTGAATTTTGATGTGGGTATTTGTGATTTTTGCCTAAAAACATTAGGATTTGTTGAACAAATTGTgggttgtttcaaatttgtgatcATCATGGTTTTTTACAATCAAAGATCAAAactttttgttgtttttgagAGTTTGGTTGGTGAAAGATTAATTCTTTGTATAAATTTGATGAAATTTAATGCTTTTTTTGGTTATAATATGATGGTGGTATGGGTAGGTAGTGAACAAAAAGTAGGATTATACTAAAAAGATGCCTAAAAAAGCATATGGTATAAATTTTTCATAcaagatttatttatttatatagtaTTAGATTGTATAAtaatttatataaattgtgtaaaTTAGATGAAAGGGTGAAATTAAAAACCAAAAATAATCACGAAATTTATGGTAAAATTTAGgtttaagagagaaaaagggGTGGTTGTTTATGTAGTAAAAAGTTTAGATCTAGAGGAATTGAATTAGGAATCTAAGAAGGGTATGTTGATGTTGAAGCAATAGGAGTAGGAGTTTAGAGAGCATGGGATGTTGGACCAAACAACAATAGTTAAGTGTCAAAGTGGGAGTTGGTCATGTAGAACGGCATGATTTCATTGACTTGTGTTAATTTAAATACAATTTTTTTAGTTAAGACTTGATTTAAGAcggtatttatagtggatttaaataattaaaaactgttatttgttttttgtttttttacttaTTTCAGATCTAATTAGTTTAGTTCAATTTATGTCCGTtcagttaagttaagttcagattaATTTAGTATAATTTTGGTAATGCATATAACTtagttgaactgaacttaattgagctgaactgaatagagctaaGCTGAACTGAAGTAaactgaaaataagccagaaagaacagagtCTCACTACAATTTTGTCATGCATACAagctcagttcagttcaaatTAGTTCGGTTTAGATCCATTAAATTCAATTTATATCTGTTCAGCTAGTTTCAATCCAAAAGAATAGTGTTAGTCTTCCTAATGTATTTGTTCTATCACTAAAAATCTAAAATGGATAAAGCACTATACTATTTATATAAACGGAGAGAGATTTTGTTATTTCTTCTATTTATTCTTTTAACTTATCTATGCAAGTGATATTTACTTGATCTGTTGTAATAACAAAACAATACCTTCGtctaaataagaatttgtgaattCAAAATTAAAGAAAATTCCGAGATGTTTTTAATTTAAGAGGTTTTAAGAACACCCACAAACCACAATAGAGAGGAAGTTAGTGGGCACTAGGGCCAATGTTTGTTTTCCTCTAAAACTAGAGAAATTAGTGaagtactccctccgttccagtgatatgtttacacttcctttatttccccctcacaaaataaaagaagtgtaaacatatcactggaacggagggagtactcATCTTCCTCTTATTAAGAGGACATGTTAGAGcatccacaatagagaggatttgAGGTCCTCTTAACACTCTCTTTTCTCTAAGAggacatcctctctattgtgagGCACATTTTACATGTCCTCTTAGCAAGAGGAAGTTGCTTACTTCCTCTAGTTTTAGAGGAAACTAGAGGAAAACTTACCTTGGCCCTAGTGCCCACCCACCAATCACTATTTGTCTTTTATACAACAATacttttgttttttcttttttaaaattttagagaTTATTTAAAGTATGAGAGGTAATATaacactacaacaaataaggtcaaaggcgaccatataaggcgactgagaacagtcgccattaAGAATATAGCGACTAAGGCCCGTCGCCCGCACTTGGTAGCTAGGTTTAGTCGCTTTTGGCGACGGGGCTTCGTCGCCAAATATGGCGACGGAATTTTTTTAAAGCGGGCGACAGAAAcccgtcgccaaattggcgactgtttttggtcgccaatttggcgactgttttTGGTCGCcaattttgctttttttttttttaaaaaaaaaaaaaaaaaaaaaaaagtaccagATCAGGAGAAGAATGACGCTGCAATTATTTCGTTTCATCACTATTCTTCacgaaataacaacaataacaacacaagCTTGAAAACAAACCATGGTTATAGGACATCAATTAATTTACATTTGCTCATTTCTATATCAAATTTAAATTTACATTTACATTACATTAACTTTACATTCCATTACAATGAAACTTAACATCAAACTAATTACAATCAAACTACCAACAACAATACTAATTACTTTGaaattaaaacaaatgaaattggTATTTTTGTAGGTTTGGGTAAGATTTGGTAAAGGATGAAGAAATGGTAAAGTAAAAATAAGATGAAGAAAGGGTAGATTtaataaagaaggaaaaaagAGTAAAGTAGAAAATTGAGAGAAGAGGGAGATGGAACGACAATCAGTGAAATGAATGAGGGGAAAGGAGTACTTTTTTGATaataaaaggaaataaaagaGAATATGGGGTTATGTGGGGGAGGTGGGATCTCAATTGTCAAAATAAAAAGGCGCGTGAAAATGGCGACGACAATCAGTCGCCCGAATTATTTCGCCAAAATAACAGGCGCTTGGCGACCGTTTatggtcgccaaaatggcgacgagAAGTGGTCGCTAAATTTGGCGACTGTTTTCGGTCGCCAAATTGGATAATTTTCGGTCGCCAGTGGATTTCGTACAGATTTTTGGATAAAAAGcaacagtcgccaaattggcgactgttttccgtcgcccgagtttttttttcctgtcgccaaattggcgactgtagcTCTCCGTCGCCTTTGTCTTGTTTTCTTGTAGTGTAAGAGGATCATCTCTATTGTGGGGAAAAATAATGGAAGAGAATGGTGATTTTGAGAAATGAGATGAATGAAAGAGAAAATGAGGTGTCAAAAAAAtagaaggaaagaaaaaaattaAGAGAAGATGTTCTCTTAGAAGAAAGAGAACGTTAAGAGGAGGTCTCATCCTCGCTATTATGAGTGATCAATTAAAtcataaatttgaaacatatggAATTGATTGAAGGGTCAATTTAAAATCAATGTGATGGAAAAAATAATTTGGAAGTGGGAATGAGAATGGAGTATACCGACGTACATGGAAatatggaacacaaaatcttattatagacggcacatatccgtctataactaaagacgtgccaaatacaataccacattcctaataggacaagcaacaagtggggtggtgggggccaaaaatgtcaccactatcaagttatttgacccgtctttagctatagacggatatatccgtctatagcaagactagctgaatATGGAATAGGAGTAGTACTTTTTAGATATTTTTGAGAATATAATGGGATGATACTTTTTTCATGAGTAATTTTTGTGTCTTTTAGAAGGACCGTCCTCCCTACACCTAAAAGCAATCCAGCAAATGAAATATTATAAAAAGGTTAGGTGTAAGGAGTACAGTCCTCCTGGAGAACATAagaatttttcttttttcatatAGAGTTTTATGTAacattacacaaattctcatttaaaacagatatattatacggagtatgtgttttaaatttaagacggattaaataataacaaaaacacaaTAAGTTGCTTAGAAATTGTCAAAAAAATTGTCTTTAACTATCATGTAGTAATATTTaacccattttataatttaagaCGAATATTTCATCCTATAAGCAAAACTTACATGTTTTAAACGTCGGAGGATACACTGTTTACGGACATTTACGACATTTTTGTGAGTCACGAACACCTTAATTAAACCAGTTAGGGTCATAGGGCAAAAGGCTCTCCTTGACTAGAAGGGGCAACACTTAAATATTGTTGTGATTGGTCCTTGAATAATGATTCATGAAAAAGTAGATAAATTATTTGATTGGCTGCTCGAATGCTTGTGGAGTATGAATTCAAATAGACGTATATTAGTTGTGGTTTCATTTTAATTTTGAAAAGTCACTTAATAACAAAATTTGATCATAAGTAGGGTGCAAATAAAGATAATTTGATTTTTACTATCGAGATTATACATAAATCGTTTTACGCAAGTTTAGTGTAAAATCAGTTAGATCCTGTTTTTTCCGGCTAATAGGAGTTGAACTGGACTGAATGTAACTGAATGAGGTTGAAGTAAGAGTTAATGTGAAGAGataaactgaattgaactgaactgaatgaaccTGAATAGAGCCGAGCTGAAATTAAGGCAGAAAAAATAGGGCCTTGTTTTTTTTTGCTAACGAGGAATATCTCCCATTAGCAGCCTAGGCTGATACACCTTTGAGAGATTAAACCCCGAGAGATACGCGACAACACGATAAGCAGACACTCTCTTTTAACAGACCCCAAAGGTCCCCGTGCAATAATCGCATACTGCCCATACAGGAAGTCGAACCCAGAACCTCACAATTCATACCATTGCATGCTTTAAGGGTGACCTGCGCTCCATTGCACTCACAACACTTACTCCACTGCACTCAGCACTTGAAAACAGGGCCTTATTGTTTCACTTAAATGTAAGGGACAGGTGGTTACCAATTATCTTTATGTAGCTATTTAGGTAATATAAATTCTTGTATAAAACGGTTTAACAcaaattttattgtaaaatcaaGTGATATTCTTCTCAAATAACTTTCACCCACACCATGCTTTACAAATTACAACAAGGGCATCATTGTTTTTATGAGTGATAAACACTAAAAACCCATTTTACATAAGACTTATTCAGTAGATAAATACAACGAGGTTTTAAGTAAGCTTATAACTTAAAACAGGTCAAATAACATATCATTTGCATATATATATAAGACAAAAACAAGATAACAGATATTAGCAAACAAGTGGTATACTATTTAACTCTTTTTATCTTAAAGCGGACATATCAGTCTTAAAAGAGACTTATCATATAATACTACTCGTATAAGTTGTTGGGCTTGTTATACAGTATGCCTTTATAAGTCCACAAATTCCTATAAGTCGTCTTCTcgatatttgatttgatttttagtTTAATCATACTTTTGGAGTGAGTGGCGCATGCACATgtattcatgcatcatgcttacATCCAACTATACTTTCGTATATTTTAACTTTTTAAGAGCATTTTCAATGATATACTTGCTACTGGCTTACCTTTGCCACATAAGATTTTCAAGTGAGAATATTTTTAAGTTACAAACTACTGTACAATGATAAGCTGCTAGCTTAATGTTGTGGCTTAAATGCACCATGTCAACTACCTTCCACAACACCCTTTTAATTAAGggttatgataaatacaaccgaataatgagttgtattttagaaactaaaaaaggaaataaatacttaatatatgcattaattgtatTGATTTATATGTAACTTATTCtctaatttctaaattaataccaaatttggaaggatattaaatgcttaaatacaacccattgggttgtatATAGCATTTCTCTTTAATTAATACATTTACTTATTTTacctagaaaaaaaaaattaaaaatattctAGTGTTGTTTTAATTGGTAGATTTTTTTCTTATAGAcccatttgagctactagctccatggagctcTTAATTTCAATGGATTTCTTATTTCAATTTAAGTTAAGATATGTAAAGTCTTTCAAGAAAGAAGTCAGGTGGTAAGGTAAGTTTAGTTGCAACTAGCTTACCTTTGGCACATCAAATGTTAAGCTACAACTACCAAACTTGTACAATGGTTTAGCTTTGTTTATACTAGCTTGATTGAACCCAACTAATTTCTTATTGGTTGTTTTTTTTAGTGGGACCACTTAAGCTACTAGTCTAATGAAACTAGTTCTTTCAACCCAAGAATCATCTTTATTATCTCCAATGGTTTAGCCACTAAATTTTGCAATTTTAAGAAATGCAAAGCAGTTCCTGCCTAAACCATCAGTCTTTTTTAATGGTTAAGCAAAGAACTTAAAACTTTTTTATTTATAAGCAAGTCCTTTTGCTTAACCGGGGATGCTCTAACAAGCCGTCTCTATTTCTTTTCCCCTCCATTACAATATTGCGACGGGATAAAACCATGATTATTGACGGTATAACTAAAATTAGATCGACTAAAGTAATACTAATAGACAGCATCAGCAGTTAATATCATAAACATAATTTTATTGCAATTAAGACAGTTTCGATGTTGATGTAATTCGAACCTAACCGAATAACTTAGCTATCTAGTGACATCTAATATAATACATATCTATAAATTAACGCGCCACTCAACAAGTCGGGGAGTAACAATGGAGATCATTTAACGCGAAACCATGAAGATAGAAGCTATACAAAAAATACTTCACGGAATCACGGGGATGG from Silene latifolia isolate original U9 population chromosome 3, ASM4854445v1, whole genome shotgun sequence harbors:
- the LOC141646896 gene encoding glucose-6-phosphate/phosphate translocator 1, chloroplastic-like, producing MMITNLKQPTICSTNPNVFRQKSQIPTSKFTSFSPKINQKSNLLIKKPLYLSNFNVIKGLGYENDGFLLKERKKLLTKCDAYDAADRSQPVEPEIVGESAKKIKIGIYFATWWALNVVFNIYNKKVLNAYPYPWLTSTLSLAMGSLIMLVSWATRIVEAPSTDFDFWKALFPVALAHSIGHVAATVSMSKVAVSFTHIIKSAEPAFSVLVSRFFLGESFSPGVYLSLLPIIGGCGLAAVTELNFNMIGFVGAMISNLAFVFRNIFSKKGMSGKSVSGMNYYACLSILSLVLLTPFAIAVEGPQMWAAGWEKALTDIGPNFIWWLVAQSVFYHLYNQVSYMSLDEISPLTFSIGNTMKRISVIVSSIIIFRTPVQPVNALGAAIAVMGTFLYSQAKR